The genomic stretch TTCTCAGTTGCTTTGTATTGCCACGCCTTTTGTATTTGTTCAGTAAATGTATCAATCCTAAATTCTTCAATATTTACTTTGGCGATTTGTTTGTTATCGAGTCTTGCTAGAAAAAGTAATTGATGAACGAGATTACGTGTATCACTCAATTCCTTTTTTAAATCGGATAATGTCTCTTGTCCAAAATCAGATAGGCGGTCTTGTTCAGTATTTAGTACATCAATACCTGCTTGTAATACAGATAACGGCGTTCTTAGTTCATGCGATGCGTTTTCTACAAACTCTTGCTGTTCTTTATAAGATTTAATAATCGGTTCCATTGCCTGACTTGTAATTTTTTTGCCAAAGTAATACGCCATAAAACAAAAGATTATTGAAAGTAGAAACGAGATACTAATAAACTGTTTTATTAAATAAACAACCGACGACAAATCTTTACCACTATAAATCGTTCCGATGTAATGATTTGATGAATCGAATATTTTTTCCGTAACAATCATTAAATTTAATTCTTCTTTATCGTGAGGGGCTATTCGTTTTATTACTGCCTTATTTTGATTTGGGTTGATCTTATTTAAAACTTTTTCAATATCGTTTGTATACCCAGGTGTCGTTTCATCATAGATTTCATATACATTATTTTTATTTAGAAAATAATTAAAATAAACTTTTTTACGATTATGTTTTCTAGGGGTAGTATTATTATCAGTAGTAAGAGATGAAGCATTTATTTTTACTTCTTTTACTTCTGCTTTTAAAACTGCAATTAGATCACTCTTTTGGTCTAAATAAATATAAAAAGACAATACAACCCCAACTGAAATATTAAATAATATAATGAAAATCATTAAAATTCTAAGATTAAAAAATGTTAATTGCTTGCTGATTTGTTGAAATAATGATGTTTCATTTTTCGATTGTATATCCAACACCTCTAACACTCTTTATATAAGTTTTCTGATTTGGTAAATCAATTTTTTTTCTAAGGTTTTTTACATAAGCATCAACTGCATTGCTTGTAACTTCTGATTCAATCCCCCAAACTCTTTCAAATATTATTTCTCTAGTGAGCACGATTCCTCTATTTTTCACTAATAAATCAAATAATTGTAACTCCCTTTGAGTTAAAATGATTTGTTCATTTCCTCTATTTAAACTAAAGTTTGTCCGATTATAAGTTAAGTCTTCAATCGTAATAAGTTCTTCTTGAAGTGGCGCAAAATTTCGACGGTTAAGCACTTTAATTCTTGCAGCAAGTTCACTAAAATCAAATGGTTTAATTAAATAATCATCCGCTCCAGCTTCTAATCCTTCAACACGGTGATTAATACTATCCCTTGCGGTTAACATTAAAATCGGCCCTTTAAACCCTTTGCTCCTTAACCTTTTGCATATTTCTAACCCACTAATTTCAGGTAACATCCAGTCTAAAATAAGTAAATCAAAATCATAGTAAATGGCTAATTCCAATGCTTGTTTTCCGTTAGTTGTCCATTCGATTTGAAATGGCGTTTGTGTTTTTAATAAATGAGTCGTCAGCTTTCCTAATTTTTGATCGTCCTCTGCAAATAAAATCTTCAATTTTGATCTCCTCTATTTATGTTCTTTAGTCATTAGAGATTAATTTCTTTCTTAGATTTAAAGGTAATTTTTTAATTATTATTTCGTAAAATCTCAATAATATTTTCATTAATGGTTCTGTAAATGACGTAGTTTTTAGTACGATTGTTGCCGATATTGCAGCTAAAATAAATGCTCCAATAATATCAAATGGATAGTGTACTCCTACATAGATTCGTGAAATTCCAACCAATATCGCCCATGCAAGTACATATTTAGCTAAACTATTTTTTCTAAGTAATAATATAATTGCAGTAGAAAATACCAGTGTCCCGTGATCACTTACAAAAGATGAATCAGAGGAATGTGTAATTAGTTTATTCACATGATGATTAACAAACGGTCTGGCGTGATAATAAAATTGATGGATTATAAAGTTACAACCAAGTGCTAGTATAAGAGTTAAAACAATATAAAAAGCAGTATATTTTCGTACATTACCTTTTTGAAACCATAAATAGCACAAAAGTGCGATTAGAATTAAAATGGCAGATTTAGATAAAAAGATCATCAAGTTATCTAAAATCGGCCAATTGCCAGCTAATCCATTGATGAGTTTAAATATTGTGTAGTTCATTTAAATTTCCTCCATTTTTTAGTTCGGAAATGATTATACAAAAGTTTTATGAAAAAATGATGAAAAAAAAAGAAAGATTATTGGTAAATGAAAAAGGACCTATTAAAAAATAGATCCTTTTTGTTTATTCATTATCATTTTCGAATACATGTTTATATATTACTTCTGCTAGTTCTTTTTCTACATCGAATCTTGTATTTTGTGTTAGATCGAATTGGCTTCCGTTTAAAATAAAGATGATGCCAAATTGTTT from Arthrobacter citreus encodes the following:
- a CDS encoding response regulator transcription factor, encoding MKILFAEDDQKLGKLTTHLLKTQTPFQIEWTTNGKQALELAIYYDFDLLILDWMLPEISGLEICKRLRSKGFKGPILMLTARDSINHRVEGLEAGADDYLIKPFDFSELAARIKVLNRRNFAPLQEELITIEDLTYNRTNFSLNRGNEQIILTQRELQLFDLLVKNRGIVLTREIIFERVWGIESEVTSNAVDAYVKNLRKKIDLPNQKTYIKSVRGVGYTIEK
- a CDS encoding undecaprenyl-diphosphatase — translated: MNYTIFKLINGLAGNWPILDNLMIFLSKSAILILIALLCYLWFQKGNVRKYTAFYIVLTLILALGCNFIIHQFYYHARPFVNHHVNKLITHSSDSSFVSDHGTLVFSTAIILLLRKNSLAKYVLAWAILVGISRIYVGVHYPFDIIGAFILAAISATIVLKTTSFTEPLMKILLRFYEIIIKKLPLNLRKKLISND